The genomic interval AAGATCGCAAAGACGGCGGAGGAAGGGGGGTTTTCCACGATCATACTTGCACGAAGGGGTGTATCCCTCGCCCGTGAGGTCCTTCTCGGCAGCGTTACCTCTACACTCCTTCATCTCCCCTACCATCCGACCACCTACGTGGTGGGGACAAAGGTCCTCAAGGACGGCGCCTGTCCTGTCCCGAAGATCCTTGTCCCGCTGGACGGTTCCAGGTCATCCCTGGCAGCGCTACGTGAGGCCTCGGTGATCGCGCGCTCATCCGGGAATTGCTTAGAAAGGGTGGAGCTTCTCCGGGTCATCGATCTCGCCCGCTATCCGGAGCGGGTGGCAGGTGGCGAAAGGCCGGAGGAAGAGGCCGGTCGGATCCTTGCCGAAGGGGAGGCCGTGCTCGCTGAGAAAGGCGTCCCGAGGGACTGTGTCAAGACGAACGTTGTGTACGGCCGTCCTGCCGAGGCCATTCTCGACGCTGCGCGGGAAAAGGACGCAACCTTGATCATGATGGGGCGACTGGGCCGCTCTGCCGTGAGGGACCTTATCATCGGGGGGGTGAGCAGTGAGGTCGTCCACCGCGCCGTGGAACCAACCGTTGCCGTAGTCTGTGCGGACGGGGAGTGTAAGGAACCTTGGGAGAGAATAAAAAGTGAGGAGGTCCACTGTGATGTCCTGTGAAAGCACCATCAGCCTCAAGTGCCGCAAATGCGGCGGTCCACTTGAGATCTGCCGCCGTTGAAAGGCCGTTGCCCTTCGGTGTAAGGGCTGTGGAGCCGTGTTCACCGTGGCTAGCTATGCCAGGGAACTCGACAAAAAGACCGAGGACCTTCTGGCATGTATCCGTTGCGACCGGATCGACTAACAATTCAGTACGTTATCATCTCACGAATTCAATTTTATATAGTTTCATGGCATTTATCTATGGCAAATGCCGTCATCTATCGAAAAAAACGATTTGACGATTCGTTCCGAATCGGTCAACTCTACGGTAGGATTACTCAAAAAAGGGAGTGAAAAATCACGTGCAAAAACGGGATTGCAGGGGGCTTGCCTGTCCCAAGCCCGTCCTTGTGGCCAAGGAGGCCATTGACAGCCACCCAGACGAGGTCCTGGAGATCCTGGTCGACAATGTTGCATCTCGAGAAAACGTGAGCCGTTTTCTAAAAAGCCAGGGCTGGGAGATCGGCATACGGGAGGAAGCTGGCGGGGTGTTTGTCATTACAGGGGCCCCTCCGACCTGTTCCCTTTCGTTCCCTGAACCCGAAAAAGAGGTGGGAGAGAGGCAAAAGATCCTCGTCCTAATCGGAAGCGATGCCTTGGGGAACGGTAGCGATGAACTCGGCCGGCGCCTCATGAAGAACTTTCTTTTCACTCTGAACGAGTTAGGCAGCGATCTTTGGAGGATCGTCTGCGTAAACAATGGGGTAAAGCTCACGGTCTCAGGCTCCCCGTGTCTCGATGAGCTCAGGTCCCTCTCGGCTGCCGGGGTGGACATCCTCGTGTGCGGGACCTGTCTCGAGCATTTCGGTCTCCTCGATGCCAAGGAGGTGGGGGTGACCACCAACATGCTCGATATCGTCACGTCACTTCATGTGGCAACCAAGGTGATCAGGATCTGAAGTTATCCCTGAATCCGTGAGATATGCGCTCAACCTTTCGATTTCACAGAATAAGCTGACGGCTGGGGTATTTGTGGATGGAGGCGCCCATGGACGGGCGCCGTCGGCAAAGTGCAGAATTTGAGGTCATCCTTCGCTTGCCAAAAGGAATACCGCCAGGCACGCAAGTATGATGCCGGCGATCTGCCGATGGCTTAGGGTCTCTCCGAGAAGGCATCGGGCAAGGAGGATGGTCACCAAAGGATAGAGGGCAGTGATGACTACCACAAGGGAGAGCTTTCCCTTCTGAGCCGCCCGGAAATAGTAGAGGGAGCCCAGGATCCCGCACACACCCGCCAGGATCCCGTAGATCGCCCCGGCCGGGTGGAATCCGAGACGGAATCCGGGTTTCAGATAAAGAAAGATCCCTGTCACGACCGTTCCCAATATCCCATAGAGGATGCTGCTCAGGGGATCCATACGGGCGACCGAGAGTTTCGGGAAAAAACCCCATAGCCCGAAGAGAACGAGGGCGATGAGGCTGGAAACGAACCAGTCCTTCACTTATCTTCTCCGGTGGCAATGATGGTCCGCGTCCTCTTTCGAACCACCCTGTTTTCGATCGAGCAATTTTGTAGGATCCGGAGCATGGCCTCTTTGTGGGAGCCGGGCCAATAGACCTTGCCACAGTCCGGGCAGAGATAAAAATCCTCGTAATATCTCTTGGTCAAGGGTTCGAGACGGTCCATGACCTCGCTTTTGGGCACAGGGACGAGCACGCCGTTACAGACCATGCACCTGGTGAACGGCGCGGACCGCCTTTCCAGCCCATAGAAGCGGATCACCTCAGCGAGCTGAATCCGTGGATCCTCGGCCCTGACGAGATGGCCGAAGGTGACGATCTTTCTCTTGAGAAGCCGCCTGTCCTTGGAGAGAAGGATGCGGCCTTCCTCTGCAGAGATTCGGGCAAGTTCCTCGTCTTGAAGACAATTTTCGAAAAGGGTGTCGAAACCGGCCATACGGAGCAGGCGGGCCAGGCGACCTACGTTCACATCCGCTACAAACCGGTACCCGGAGACGGGGAAGGGACGAAGAAGGGTAGGGGTCGTCGGATCCACCGGAGGGACAAGGGGATGGACCTGGACATGGTCCCCTTCTTCGAGGAGATAGGAAAAGGCGACTTCTTCACCGTTCGCCATGATAAGGCCCACCTCGGTGTGGGGGACCCCAAGGGACTCGATCACGTCCTTGATAGAGGCATGGCGTTGGGAATCATAGGTGATCCGGGGGCGTTCCCTATATGCGGGGGAAAGCAATTCCACCAGGTCTCCGTAAAATGAAATGGTGCTATGCACCCGTCTCTACCGTAGCAAGGGCCT from Deltaproteobacteria bacterium carries:
- a CDS encoding Mut7-C ubiquitin/RNAse domain-containing protein, with product MHSTISFYGDLVELLSPAYRERPRITYDSQRHASIKDVIESLGVPHTEVGLIMANGEEVAFSYLLEEGDHVQVHPLVPPVDPTTPTLLRPFPVSGYRFVADVNVGRLARLLRMAGFDTLFENCLQDEELARISAEEGRILLSKDRRLLKRKIVTFGHLVRAEDPRIQLAEVIRFYGLERRSAPFTRCMVCNGVLVPVPKSEVMDRLEPLTKRYYEDFYLCPDCGKVYWPGSHKEAMLRILQNCSIENRVVRKRTRTIIATGEDK
- a CDS encoding EamA family transporter; the protein is MKDWFVSSLIALVLFGLWGFFPKLSVARMDPLSSILYGILGTVVTGIFLYLKPGFRLGFHPAGAIYGILAGVCGILGSLYYFRAAQKGKLSLVVVITALYPLVTILLARCLLGETLSHRQIAGIILACLAVFLLASEG
- a CDS encoding universal stress protein — encoded protein: MEPKAANALTSFLLPVDGSENSLRALHFAGCLAAGLGDRVRNITLLHVLAGHYLSEHMSNVDFRTKEVLESGLFRRLKEQYIETTVAPILDAAEGAIRQMGAKTPVAREVLDGDPAEKIAKTAEEGGFSTIILARRGVSLAREVLLGSVTSTLLHLPYHPTTYVVGTKVLKDGACPVPKILVPLDGSRSSLAALREASVIARSSGNCLERVELLRVIDLARYPERVAGGERPEEEAGRILAEGEAVLAEKGVPRDCVKTNVVYGRPAEAILDAAREKDATLIMMGRLGRSAVRDLIIGGVSSEVVHRAVEPTVAVVCADGECKEPWERIKSEEVHCDVL
- the yedF gene encoding sulfurtransferase-like selenium metabolism protein YedF, whose product is MQKRDCRGLACPKPVLVAKEAIDSHPDEVLEILVDNVASRENVSRFLKSQGWEIGIREEAGGVFVITGAPPTCSLSFPEPEKEVGERQKILVLIGSDALGNGSDELGRRLMKNFLFTLNELGSDLWRIVCVNNGVKLTVSGSPCLDELRSLSAAGVDILVCGTCLEHFGLLDAKEVGVTTNMLDIVTSLHVATKVIRI